Proteins encoded by one window of Bauldia sp.:
- a CDS encoding 2'-deoxycytidine 5'-triphosphate deaminase, translating to MAEATGILPGEAIRALFATGAIRAPREPDADQVQPASLDLRLGEKAYRVRASFLPGPRRTVADRLETVKLHEFSLAEGAVLEVGCVYIVPLMEALALPAEIAAAANPKSSTGRLDVFTRVITDQAREFDTIPAGYRGPLYLEVSPRTFPVLVRAGSRLSQMRFRRGEARLDDAALLILHQKETLVAGGPTISNGITVTIDLSGTDGIVGYRAKRHTAVIDVDKRAVNDPAEFWEPIARHRSRELILDPDQFYILVSREAVHVPPDYAAEMVPFDPLVGEFRVHYAGFFDPGFGHSAAGGAGSKAVLEVRSHEVPFILEDGQVVGRLVYERLTERPKKLYGDDLGSNYQAQGLKLSKHFRAFSPASPESVVGFTGG from the coding sequence ATGGCTGAGGCGACAGGCATCCTTCCGGGCGAGGCGATCCGTGCACTTTTCGCAACCGGCGCGATCCGCGCGCCGCGCGAGCCCGACGCCGACCAGGTCCAGCCCGCGAGCCTCGATCTCCGCCTGGGAGAAAAGGCCTATCGCGTTCGCGCCAGCTTCCTGCCCGGGCCGAGGCGGACCGTTGCCGATCGCCTGGAGACCGTGAAGCTGCACGAATTCAGCCTCGCCGAAGGCGCGGTGCTGGAGGTCGGCTGCGTCTACATCGTGCCGCTGATGGAGGCGCTGGCGCTGCCGGCGGAGATCGCCGCCGCCGCCAATCCGAAATCCTCCACCGGCCGCCTGGATGTCTTCACCCGTGTCATCACCGACCAGGCGCGCGAGTTCGACACCATCCCGGCCGGATACCGCGGTCCGCTCTATCTCGAGGTCAGCCCGCGCACCTTCCCGGTGCTGGTACGCGCTGGCTCGCGCCTGTCGCAGATGCGCTTCCGCCGCGGCGAGGCCCGCCTCGACGATGCCGCGCTGCTGATCCTGCACCAGAAGGAGACGCTGGTCGCCGGCGGCCCGACCATATCGAACGGCATCACCGTCACGATCGACTTGAGCGGCACCGACGGCATCGTCGGCTACCGCGCCAAGCGCCACACGGCGGTGATCGACGTCGACAAGCGCGCCGTGAACGACCCCGCCGAGTTCTGGGAGCCGATCGCGCGCCACAGGAGCCGCGAACTGATCCTCGATCCCGATCAGTTCTACATCCTGGTGTCGCGCGAGGCCGTGCACGTGCCGCCCGACTACGCCGCCGAGATGGTGCCGTTCGATCCGCTGGTCGGCGAGTTTCGCGTCCACTACGCTGGCTTCTTCGATCCGGGCTTCGGCCACTCCGCCGCCGGCGGGGCAGGGAGCAAGGCAGTGCTGGAAGTGCGCAGCCACGAGGTGCCGTTCATCCTCGAGGACGGGCAAGTCGTCGGCCGCCTCGTATACGAGCGGCTCACCGAGCGGCCGAAGAAACTCTACGGCGACGACCTCGGCTCGAACTATCAGGCGCAGGGCCTGAAGCTGTCGAAGCATTTTCGGGCGTTCAGTCCTGCCAGCCCAGAGAGCGTCGTGGGCTTCACTGGCGGTTGA
- a CDS encoding cisplatin damage response ATP-dependent DNA ligase has product MQAFAALLDRLVLTPQRNAKLRLMVDYFRVTPDPDRGYALAALTSELDIPSVKPAMLRALVEGRVDGVLFAYSYDYVGDLAETISLIWPARHGANRAPELREVVERLQAASRSEGPKLVEQWLDALDATARWALIKLVVGGLRIGVSARLAKQALADLGGKQINEIEEVWHGVAPPYVELFAWLEGKGARPESTVKAPFRPVMLSHAISDDELLRITPDTYAAEWKWDGIRVQAVNDAGTKRLYTRTGDDISHTFPDLVDGLDVEGAIDGELLIGAYGDAGFALGSFADLQQRLNRKTTSAKLMESHPAFLRAYDCLIDGTEDVRPLAFRERRARLEKLVGRSLAKRIDLSPLLAYANGEELAALRGAPPDAVIEGVMLKRWDSVYEPGRPKGPWFKWKRDPHIVDAVLMYAQRGHGKRSSYYSDYTFGVWHPGEGGSDELVPVGKAYFGFTDEELVEIDKFVRNNTINRFGPVREVVHEATKGLVLEVAFEGLARSGRHRSGIAMRFPRIARLRWDKPPSEADRLETLVKLIRE; this is encoded by the coding sequence ATGCAAGCTTTTGCCGCCCTCCTCGACCGGCTGGTGCTAACCCCGCAGCGGAACGCCAAGCTCCGCCTGATGGTCGATTATTTCCGCGTGACGCCCGACCCCGATCGCGGCTATGCGCTGGCCGCGCTGACCTCGGAACTCGACATCCCGAGCGTCAAGCCGGCGATGCTGCGTGCGCTGGTCGAGGGCCGCGTCGACGGCGTGCTGTTCGCCTACTCCTACGACTACGTCGGCGACCTTGCCGAGACGATCTCGCTGATCTGGCCGGCGCGGCACGGCGCCAACCGCGCGCCGGAACTCCGCGAGGTGGTCGAGCGGCTGCAGGCGGCGTCGCGGAGCGAGGGGCCGAAGCTGGTCGAGCAGTGGCTCGATGCGCTCGATGCCACGGCGCGCTGGGCGCTGATCAAGCTGGTCGTCGGCGGTCTGCGCATCGGCGTGTCGGCGCGGCTGGCGAAGCAGGCGCTCGCCGATCTCGGCGGCAAGCAGATCAACGAGATCGAGGAAGTCTGGCACGGCGTGGCGCCGCCGTATGTGGAACTCTTCGCGTGGCTTGAGGGAAAAGGCGCGCGGCCGGAGTCGACGGTGAAGGCGCCGTTCCGTCCGGTGATGCTGTCGCACGCCATCTCGGACGACGAGCTTCTCAGGATCACGCCCGATACTTACGCGGCGGAATGGAAGTGGGATGGCATCCGCGTGCAGGCCGTCAACGACGCCGGCACCAAGCGGCTCTACACGCGCACCGGCGACGACATCTCGCACACGTTCCCGGATCTCGTCGATGGGCTGGATGTGGAGGGCGCGATTGACGGCGAGCTGCTGATCGGCGCGTATGGCGACGCCGGATTTGCCCTCGGCTCCTTTGCCGACCTGCAGCAACGGCTGAACCGGAAGACGACCTCGGCGAAGCTGATGGAGTCGCACCCGGCGTTCCTGCGCGCCTACGACTGCCTGATCGACGGGACGGAAGACGTGCGTCCCCTCGCCTTCCGTGAGCGGCGGGCGCGGCTGGAGAAACTGGTGGGGCGGTCGCTGGCCAAGCGCATCGACCTGTCTCCGCTGCTCGCCTACGCCAACGGCGAGGAGCTCGCGGCGCTGCGCGGCGCGCCGCCCGACGCCGTCATCGAAGGCGTGATGCTGAAGCGATGGGACTCGGTCTACGAGCCCGGGCGGCCGAAGGGCCCGTGGTTCAAGTGGAAGCGCGATCCGCACATCGTCGATGCGGTCCTGATGTACGCGCAGCGCGGGCACGGCAAGCGCTCGTCGTATTATTCCGACTACACCTTCGGCGTCTGGCATCCGGGCGAAGGCGGCAGCGACGAACTGGTGCCGGTCGGCAAGGCGTATTTCGGATTCACCGACGAAGAGCTGGTCGAGATCGACAAGTTCGTGCGCAACAACACGATCAACCGCTTCGGGCCGGTGCGCGAGGTCGTGCACGAGGCGACGAAGGGACTGGTGCTCGAGGTCGCGTTCGAGGGGCTGGCGCGATCCGGCCGGCATAGGTCGGGCATCGCGATGCGCTTCCCGCGGATCGCGCGGCTGAGGTGGGACAAGCCGCCGTCGGAGGCGGACCGGCTGGAGACGCTGGTGAAGCTGATCCGGGAATAG
- a CDS encoding MFS transporter, producing the protein MNAISEVAAANVGLTRDRVTWYAYLSLAYQTYLVTSQGNILPFLKADLGLTYGEVSLHSSAIAVGAFVAGFGGERIVRRLGRTNVLAVGVLGAALGALLLCLAGAAWQSVGACLVIGLFSAFIPAMVSAILFDLHGPRRDIAYAESNALCYVFAIVGPLVVASATWLGWDWRVSMLLGTAVGVAIVLGFINVPVPPARRTREAISGKLPAAYWAYFTMLAFAVALEFAGLLWAPSYLAKVVGLSTPAAAAGAGAFFAAMLIGRTVGVRLFRIYSTRTLFFGAMVTVLVGFAAYWGGAEWPAVAIAGLFVIGLGTANLFALILGFAMNTAGEASDRASARAIVAPGLAILLSPPLLGTFADHAGLHAAQVMIPIYVVLAIAAYFVAQALERPPEKRA; encoded by the coding sequence ATGAACGCAATTTCGGAGGTTGCCGCGGCCAACGTCGGTCTGACGCGCGATCGCGTCACCTGGTACGCGTACCTGTCGCTCGCCTACCAGACCTATCTGGTGACCTCGCAGGGTAACATTCTGCCTTTCCTTAAGGCCGACCTCGGGTTGACCTACGGCGAAGTCAGCCTGCATTCCTCGGCGATCGCGGTCGGAGCCTTCGTCGCCGGCTTCGGTGGCGAGCGCATCGTGCGGCGCCTTGGCCGCACCAATGTCCTCGCCGTCGGCGTCCTCGGCGCCGCGCTCGGTGCGCTGTTGCTTTGCCTCGCAGGCGCCGCTTGGCAAAGCGTCGGCGCCTGCCTCGTCATCGGTCTGTTCAGTGCCTTCATCCCGGCGATGGTCTCGGCGATCCTGTTCGATCTGCACGGCCCGCGTCGCGACATCGCCTACGCCGAGTCCAACGCGCTCTGCTACGTCTTCGCCATCGTCGGCCCGCTCGTCGTCGCCTCGGCGACATGGCTGGGCTGGGACTGGCGGGTCTCGATGCTGCTCGGCACCGCCGTCGGCGTGGCGATCGTTCTCGGCTTCATCAATGTGCCGGTGCCGCCGGCCCGGCGCACCCGCGAGGCCATCTCCGGCAAGCTGCCGGCAGCCTACTGGGCCTACTTCACGATGCTGGCGTTTGCCGTCGCACTGGAATTCGCCGGCCTGCTCTGGGCGCCGAGCTACCTCGCCAAGGTCGTTGGCCTGTCGACGCCGGCCGCGGCCGCCGGCGCGGGCGCTTTCTTTGCGGCGATGCTCATCGGCCGTACCGTCGGCGTCCGGTTGTTCCGCATCTATTCGACGCGCACGCTGTTCTTCGGCGCGATGGTAACGGTGCTGGTTGGATTTGCCGCGTATTGGGGTGGCGCCGAGTGGCCGGCGGTGGCGATCGCCGGGCTGTTCGTCATCGGCCTCGGCACGGCCAACCTGTTCGCGCTTATCCTCGGCTTCGCCATGAACACGGCGGGCGAGGCCAGCGACCGCGCTTCGGCGCGCGCCATCGTCGCGCCGGGTCTCGCAATCCTGCTCAGCCCGCCCTTGCTCGGCACGTTTGCAGATCACGCCGGGCTTCATGCCGCGCAGGTGATGATCCCGATCTACGTCGTGCTGGCGATCGCCGCGTATTTCGTCGCCCAAGCGCTGGAAAGGCCGCCGGAAAAGCGCGCCTAG
- a CDS encoding ATP-dependent helicase, giving the protein MGSAAYLDRLNPDQRRAVEHGAGPLLVIAGAGSGKTNTLAHRVAHLIVQGADPRRILLMTFSRRAASEMARRVERIAGQALGIDAAAAALDWSGTFHGIGARLLREYAPHVGLDAAFTIHDREDSGDLMNLARHELGFSHMEKRFPTKGTCLAIYSRAVNEQAELRAVLMRAFPWCIAWVEELTTLFKAYVEAKQTQSVLDYDDLLLYWAAMLEERVIAEDIAARFDHVLVDEYQDTNRLQASILMALKPDGRGLAVVGDDAQSIYSFRAATVRNILDFPKAFAPEAQIVTLAQNYRSSGAILAASNAVIGLAEERYTKDLWTDRGAGEKPAIVVVADEGAQARYVADRVLAEREAGSALKAQAVLFRASHHSGPLEIELTRRNIPFVKYGGLKFLDAAHVKDVLAVLRFAENPRDRVAAFRVLQLLPGVGPATAGDFLNRLGDTTSPAEVFAAYQPPARAADDWPAFAALAAGLRGRQADWPTDLQRVRIWYEPHLERMHEDAVIRRNDLLQLEQIAAGYPSRERFLTELTLDPPDATGTQAAPPLVDEDYLILSTIHSAKGQEWKSVYVLNTVDGCIPSDLAAETTAELEEERRLLYVAMTRAKDSLSLIVPHRFYVTQQSRGGDRHMYAQRTRFIPEQILDRFEPRLWPPAVPGEAARRTLPPVDLGARMRKRWG; this is encoded by the coding sequence TTGGGGTCTGCCGCCTATCTCGACCGCCTGAACCCGGACCAGCGCCGCGCCGTCGAGCATGGCGCCGGGCCGCTGCTGGTCATAGCCGGCGCCGGGTCGGGCAAGACCAACACGCTGGCGCATCGGGTCGCCCATCTCATAGTGCAGGGCGCCGATCCGCGGCGCATCCTGCTGATGACGTTTTCGCGCCGCGCGGCGAGCGAGATGGCGCGGCGGGTCGAGCGGATCGCCGGCCAGGCACTCGGCATCGATGCGGCCGCGGCGGCGCTCGACTGGTCGGGCACGTTCCATGGCATCGGGGCGCGGCTGCTCCGCGAATACGCGCCGCACGTCGGGCTCGATGCGGCGTTCACGATCCACGACCGCGAAGATTCCGGCGACCTCATGAATCTCGCGCGGCACGAGCTCGGCTTCTCGCACATGGAGAAGCGGTTTCCGACCAAGGGCACGTGCCTCGCCATCTACTCGCGCGCCGTCAACGAGCAGGCGGAGCTCCGCGCCGTGCTGATGCGTGCGTTCCCGTGGTGCATCGCGTGGGTCGAGGAATTGACGACGCTGTTCAAGGCGTACGTCGAGGCGAAGCAGACGCAGAGCGTGCTCGATTACGACGACCTGCTGCTCTACTGGGCGGCGATGCTGGAAGAGCGCGTCATCGCCGAGGACATCGCGGCGCGCTTCGACCACGTGCTGGTCGACGAATACCAGGACACCAATCGCCTGCAGGCGTCGATCCTGATGGCGCTGAAGCCGGACGGGCGAGGCCTGGCAGTGGTCGGCGACGACGCGCAGTCGATCTATTCGTTCCGCGCCGCGACGGTGCGCAACATTCTCGATTTTCCGAAGGCGTTCGCGCCGGAAGCTCAAATCGTGACGCTGGCGCAGAACTATCGCTCGTCGGGCGCGATCCTTGCCGCGTCCAACGCCGTTATCGGGCTCGCCGAGGAACGCTACACCAAGGACCTGTGGACCGATCGCGGTGCCGGCGAGAAGCCGGCGATCGTAGTGGTCGCCGACGAAGGCGCGCAGGCGCGCTACGTCGCCGACCGCGTGCTGGCGGAGCGCGAGGCCGGCAGCGCGCTGAAGGCGCAGGCGGTGCTCTTCCGCGCCTCGCACCACAGCGGGCCGCTGGAGATCGAGCTGACGCGGCGGAACATTCCGTTCGTCAAATACGGCGGCCTGAAATTTCTCGATGCGGCGCACGTCAAGGACGTGCTGGCCGTCCTGCGCTTTGCCGAAAACCCGCGCGACCGGGTGGCGGCGTTCCGCGTGCTGCAGTTACTGCCGGGCGTCGGTCCTGCGACGGCGGGCGATTTTCTGAACCGGCTTGGCGACACGACTTCGCCGGCTGAGGTCTTCGCTGCCTACCAGCCGCCGGCGCGGGCGGCGGACGACTGGCCGGCGTTCGCCGCTCTCGCGGCGGGTCTGCGCGGCCGGCAGGCGGACTGGCCGACCGATCTCCAGCGCGTGCGCATCTGGTACGAGCCGCACCTGGAGCGGATGCACGAAGATGCCGTGATCCGGCGCAACGATCTCCTGCAGCTCGAGCAGATCGCCGCCGGCTATCCGTCGCGCGAGCGGTTCCTGACCGAGCTGACGCTCGATCCGCCGGATGCGACCGGCACGCAGGCGGCGCCGCCGCTGGTCGATGAGGATTACCTGATCCTGTCGACCATCCATTCGGCCAAGGGGCAGGAGTGGAAGTCGGTGTATGTGCTGAACACGGTCGATGGCTGCATTCCGTCCGACCTCGCCGCCGAGACGACGGCGGAGCTGGAGGAGGAGCGGCGGCTGCTTTACGTGGCGATGACGCGGGCGAAAGATTCGCTGTCGCTGATCGTGCCGCACCGGTTCTACGTGACGCAGCAATCGCGCGGCGGCGACCGGCACATGTACGCGCAGCGGACGCGCTTCATCCCGGAACAGATCCTCGACCGGTTCGAGCCGCGGCTGTGGCCGCCGGCGGTGCCCGGCGAGGCGGCGCGACGTACGCTGCCGCCGGTCGATCTCGGCGCGCGGATGCGCAAGCGCTGGGGCTAG
- a CDS encoding ligase-associated DNA damage response exonuclease — translation MRPEELLLPTPEGLYCPPGKFHIDPTVPVDRALITHGHSDHARAGHGAVLATAETLKIMAARYGEDFAGTTEAVKLGHTMTIGGARVTFHPAGHVLGSAQIAVEAKGLRIVASGDYKRRPDPTCLPFVPVPCDIFITEATFGLPVFRHPPAEAEIAKLIASVGQFPERAHLVGAYSLGKAQRVIRMLRDAGYDKTIYLHGSMEKLCRLYEAEGIALGPLAHATVSTGAKGDFAGAIVICPPSEIAERWARRFPDPVACFASGWMRIRQRAKVAGVELPLIISDHADWDELTATIAEIAPSEVWVTHGREEALVRWCSLTGIPARPLHLVGYEDEEE, via the coding sequence ATGCGACCCGAGGAACTGCTGCTGCCTACGCCCGAGGGGCTCTACTGCCCGCCCGGCAAGTTTCATATCGATCCGACGGTGCCGGTCGATCGCGCGCTGATCACGCACGGCCATTCCGACCATGCGCGCGCCGGCCACGGCGCGGTGCTTGCCACGGCCGAGACGCTGAAAATCATGGCGGCGCGCTATGGCGAGGATTTCGCCGGCACGACGGAGGCGGTGAAGCTCGGGCATACCATGACAATCGGCGGTGCGCGGGTGACGTTCCATCCGGCCGGGCATGTCCTGGGCTCGGCGCAGATCGCGGTCGAGGCCAAAGGTCTGCGCATCGTGGCGTCCGGCGACTACAAGCGGCGCCCCGACCCGACCTGCCTGCCGTTCGTGCCGGTGCCGTGCGACATCTTCATCACCGAGGCGACGTTCGGGTTGCCGGTGTTCCGTCACCCGCCGGCCGAGGCGGAGATCGCGAAGCTCATCGCATCCGTCGGGCAATTTCCGGAGCGGGCGCATCTCGTCGGCGCCTATTCCCTCGGCAAGGCGCAGCGCGTCATCCGCATGCTGCGCGACGCCGGCTACGACAAGACGATCTACCTGCACGGCTCGATGGAGAAGCTTTGCCGGCTCTACGAGGCTGAGGGGATCGCGCTCGGTCCCCTCGCCCACGCCACGGTCTCGACCGGCGCCAAGGGCGACTTCGCCGGCGCGATCGTGATCTGCCCGCCGTCGGAAATTGCCGAGCGCTGGGCGCGGCGGTTCCCCGATCCGGTGGCGTGCTTCGCGTCCGGCTGGATGCGCATACGCCAGCGCGCCAAGGTCGCCGGCGTCGAGCTGCCGCTCATCATCTCCGACCACGCCGACTGGGACGAGTTGACCGCGACCATCGCCGAGATCGCGCCATCGGAAGTGTGGGTGACGCACGGGCGCGAGGAGGCGCTCGTGCGCTGGTGTTCGCTCACAGGAATCCCCGCCAGGCCCCTGCACCTCGTCGGCTACGAGGACGAGGAGGAGTAG
- a CDS encoding EamA family transporter yields MQPRHIALAVLLSVFWGLNFVVISVALTDFPPIFLGVVRFAITALPALFLARPKTPMRILVPISLTLFAGQFALFFPSMVLGMPAGIASILIQVQAFFTIAIAAAVLREVPTRQQMAGAAVALAGLGVVASTAGTNGITLIGFTLAVASAVSWATGNVLLRQARVNDIFNTIPWLSLIAVGPLLLLSLAIEGPARIATAVTHATWLTVGAAGYIAIVSTIFGYWAWGRLLQLYPAATVAPFSLLVPVSGTISAALILHEAFGPARLAGMALILAGLAVLVIRRRRPKLG; encoded by the coding sequence TTGCAACCCCGCCATATCGCACTCGCGGTCCTGCTCTCCGTGTTCTGGGGGCTGAATTTCGTCGTCATCTCGGTGGCGCTCACCGACTTTCCGCCGATTTTCCTGGGTGTGGTCCGCTTTGCCATCACGGCGCTGCCGGCGCTCTTCCTGGCGCGGCCGAAGACGCCGATGCGCATTCTCGTCCCGATATCGCTGACGCTGTTCGCCGGGCAGTTCGCGCTGTTCTTCCCGTCGATGGTGCTCGGCATGCCGGCGGGAATCGCCTCGATCCTCATCCAGGTGCAGGCGTTCTTCACCATCGCCATCGCCGCGGCGGTGCTCCGCGAGGTTCCGACGCGGCAGCAGATGGCGGGCGCAGCGGTGGCGCTTGCCGGGCTCGGCGTCGTCGCCTCGACGGCCGGGACCAACGGCATCACCCTCATCGGGTTCACGCTGGCAGTGGCATCCGCCGTCTCGTGGGCAACCGGGAACGTGCTGCTGCGGCAGGCGAGGGTCAACGACATCTTCAACACAATCCCGTGGCTGTCGCTGATCGCGGTCGGGCCGCTGCTGCTTCTGTCGCTGGCGATCGAAGGGCCGGCGCGGATCGCGACCGCCGTGACGCACGCGACCTGGCTGACCGTCGGCGCCGCGGGCTACATCGCGATCGTCTCCACGATCTTCGGCTATTGGGCGTGGGGGCGGCTGCTGCAGCTCTATCCGGCGGCAACGGTGGCGCCGTTCTCGCTGCTGGTGCCGGTTTCCGGCACGATCTCGGCGGCGCTCATCCTGCACGAGGCCTTCGGCCCGGCGCGGCTGGCGGGCATGGCGCTGATCCTCGCCGGCCTTGCGGTGCTGGTCATCCGCCGGCGGCGGCCTAAATTGGGCTGA
- a CDS encoding ligase-associated DNA damage response DEXH box helicase, protein MTSRAVIKQPKKLLPEPFAAWFLKKGWTPRPHQVDLLAKTRAGRSTLLIAPTGAGKTLAGFLPSLVDLYERPPTARVEGRGIHTLYISPLKALAVDIARNLEQPVAEIGLKVRMETRTGDTSVSKRQRQKLKPPDILLTTPEQAALLLSAPDAARFFADLDTVILDELHALVTSKRGDLLALDLARLRTLAPNLKTIGLSATVADPDALRAWLVGQGAAVSPLPLWAKGEGATALQLGTAPPHPSSLGSRAAPQETKPSPTRGEGKKGRAVTAPLHLSDLVTVTGGAKPDITILESETEVPWAGHSSLYAVADMYEQIKRHKMALLFVNVRSQAELLFQALWRINKDDLPIALHHGSLDAGQRRKVESAMVAGKLRAVVCTSTLDLGIDWGDVDLVINVGAPKGASRLAQRIGRANHRLDEPSKAVLVPANRFEVLECRVALEANYLGAQDTPRMMPGSLDVLAQHILGMACSMPFHADALYREVVSAYPYRDLTREIFDQAVEFVATGGYALKTYERFAKIRKGPDDLWRITHPRVAQQYRLNVGTIIEAPLLNVRVARNRGAGFAGRAGRVLGKIEEGFIEALSQGDTFLFGGLILRFEGIHENEVIATRTADDTPKIPIYAGGKFPITSFLADGVRSLLADDTRWQKLPDQVADWLRIQKERSVIPRRGELLVETFPRGARYYMVCYPFEGRLAHQTLGMLLTRRLERARLRPIAFVATDYSLAIWGLGDLALAFKDGRPTLADLFDEDMLGDDLEDWMADSYLLKRMFRNTALISGLIEKRHPGKEKTGRQVTISTDLIYDVLRKHEPGHILMRATWQDAATGLLEIARVGEMLARIRGHIVHKPLDRISPLALPAMLQIGRESVAGGDADEHVLREAAEDLIKEAMGNG, encoded by the coding sequence ATGACTTCGCGCGCTGTCATAAAGCAGCCGAAAAAGCTGCTGCCCGAGCCGTTTGCCGCCTGGTTCCTGAAGAAGGGCTGGACCCCGCGTCCGCATCAGGTCGATCTGCTCGCCAAGACGCGCGCCGGCCGCTCGACCCTGCTGATCGCCCCGACCGGCGCCGGCAAGACCCTGGCCGGCTTCCTGCCCAGCCTGGTCGACCTCTATGAGCGCCCGCCGACGGCCCGGGTCGAGGGCCGCGGCATCCACACCCTCTACATCTCGCCGCTGAAGGCGCTGGCGGTCGACATCGCCCGCAACCTCGAGCAGCCGGTCGCCGAGATCGGCCTCAAGGTGCGGATGGAAACCCGCACCGGCGATACATCGGTCTCCAAGCGCCAGCGCCAGAAACTGAAACCGCCGGATATTCTGCTGACGACGCCCGAGCAGGCGGCGCTACTTCTCTCGGCCCCGGACGCGGCTCGTTTCTTCGCCGACCTCGACACGGTCATCCTCGACGAGCTGCACGCGCTGGTGACGTCGAAGCGCGGCGACCTCCTCGCGCTCGACCTCGCGCGGCTACGCACGCTGGCGCCCAACCTCAAGACGATCGGCCTGTCGGCCACCGTGGCGGACCCCGATGCGTTGCGGGCGTGGCTGGTCGGGCAGGGCGCCGCGGTTTCCCCTCTCCCCTTGTGGGCGAAGGGTGAGGGGGCGACGGCGCTTCAGTTAGGCACCGCTCCCCCTCACCCTTCGTCTCTAGGCTCGCGTGCCGCTCCCCAAGAGACGAAGCCCTCTCCCACAAGGGGAGAGGGGAAAAAAGGGCGTGCCGTGACGGCTCCTCTCCATCTCTCCGATCTCGTCACTGTAACCGGCGGCGCCAAGCCCGACATCACCATCCTCGAATCCGAGACCGAGGTGCCGTGGGCCGGCCACTCGTCGCTCTACGCCGTCGCCGACATGTACGAGCAGATCAAGCGCCACAAGATGGCGCTGCTGTTCGTCAACGTGCGCAGCCAGGCCGAGCTGTTGTTCCAGGCGCTGTGGCGGATCAACAAGGACGACCTGCCGATCGCGCTCCATCACGGATCGCTGGATGCCGGCCAGCGCCGCAAGGTCGAGAGCGCCATGGTCGCCGGCAAGCTGCGCGCCGTCGTCTGTACCTCGACGCTGGATCTAGGCATCGACTGGGGCGACGTCGATCTGGTCATCAACGTCGGCGCGCCGAAGGGCGCCTCGCGGCTGGCGCAGCGCATCGGCCGCGCCAACCACCGCCTCGATGAGCCGTCGAAGGCGGTCCTCGTGCCCGCCAATCGCTTCGAGGTGCTCGAGTGCCGCGTCGCGCTGGAGGCCAACTATCTCGGCGCGCAGGACACGCCGCGCATGATGCCCGGCTCCCTCGATGTCCTCGCCCAACACATCCTCGGCATGGCGTGCTCGATGCCGTTCCACGCCGACGCGCTCTACCGCGAGGTGGTGTCGGCCTATCCCTACCGCGACCTCACCCGCGAGATCTTCGATCAGGCGGTCGAGTTCGTGGCGACCGGCGGCTACGCGCTGAAGACGTACGAGCGCTTCGCCAAGATCCGCAAAGGCCCGGACGATCTTTGGCGCATCACGCACCCGCGCGTCGCCCAGCAGTATCGCCTGAACGTCGGCACCATCATCGAGGCGCCGCTGCTCAACGTCCGCGTCGCCCGCAACCGTGGTGCCGGCTTTGCCGGCCGGGCAGGGCGCGTGCTCGGCAAGATCGAGGAAGGCTTCATCGAGGCGCTGTCGCAGGGCGATACGTTCCTGTTTGGCGGCCTCATCCTCCGCTTCGAGGGCATCCACGAGAACGAGGTGATCGCCACCCGCACCGCTGACGATACGCCGAAGATTCCGATCTACGCCGGCGGCAAGTTCCCGATCACGTCGTTCCTCGCCGATGGCGTGCGCTCCTTGCTCGCCGACGACACCCGCTGGCAGAAGCTGCCGGATCAGGTCGCCGACTGGCTGCGCATTCAGAAGGAACGCTCCGTCATCCCCAGGCGCGGCGAGCTGCTGGTCGAAACCTTCCCGCGCGGCGCCCGCTACTACATGGTCTGCTACCCGTTCGAGGGCCGCCTCGCGCACCAGACGCTCGGCATGCTGCTGACGCGCCGCCTGGAACGCGCGCGCCTCCGGCCGATCGCCTTCGTCGCCACCGATTATTCCCTCGCTATCTGGGGCCTCGGCGATCTCGCGCTCGCCTTCAAGGACGGCCGCCCGACGCTCGCCGACCTGTTCGACGAGGACATGCTCGGCGACGACCTCGAGGACTGGATGGCCGACAGCTACCTGCTGAAGCGCATGTTCCGGAACACCGCCCTCATCTCTGGCCTGATCGAGAAGCGCCACCCCGGCAAGGAGAAGACCGGCCGCCAGGTCACCATCTCGACTGACTTGATCTACGACGTGCTCCGCAAGCATGAGCCCGGCCACATCCTGATGCGCGCCACCTGGCAGGACGCCGCCACCGGCCTCCTGGAAATCGCCCGCGTCGGGGAAATGCTGGCCCGCATCCGCGGACATATTGTGCATAAGCCGCTGGATCGCATTTCTCCTCTTGCGCTGCCCGCCATGCTACAAATTGGGCGCGAATCGGTAGCGGGTGGCGATGCCGACGAGCATGTGCTGCGCGAAGCCGCGGAAGACCTGATCAAAGAGGCTATGGGGAATGGCTGA